Below is a genomic region from Methanosphaera sp. ISO3-F5.
CCCTTTATTATTTTTTTGTGGGGGGACTGTTTTTTAAGATTAAATCCACTACTTATTTTGTTTTTATCCCTCCGTTTTGAAGAAATCTGTTGTATCATAGTAGTATCTTGTTATGTTCTTGTGTTTATAATAGTTGCGCTCAAATTTGGGCACTTGTTTTTTCTTCCAACTTGTTTCTTCTAATCTTATTTTAACGTATCTTGCCTGTTCTATGTTATCATAGTAACCATAGATTGTTCTTTTTTTATTGACTGTTCGTTCTACGCAGTATCTTCCGTTTCGTCTGTGGATGTATTTGTCTCTTTTATGTATTTTCTTGGTAATTTTCATTATGTGCTTAACGTCTTTTTTGTTCCATTTTTTACTGTCAAGGTATCTTTTTATGAGGCATGCCAGGTTGTATGTGGGATAGTTTCCGATGATTAGCTTATTGTTACGTATCTGTTTTTCTAGTTGGTATTTGTTCTTGTTTTCGTCCTTGTAGTATATGTTTTCGCATTCGTGTGTGAATGAGGGCAGTTCTTCATTGCTGTAGTCGTGGATTGTTGTTGGATCTTCACACATTAGTTCTTCGTTTCCGTTATATTTTACTATAAGGTCTCTTTCGTATAATGCATCAACAAGATTCTTATGAGTACTTCTTACAACGCCCTCGTAAACCACATGGTATCGTCCAAGCATCTTATGATATGTGATGTATTTGTAAAATTCTTTATGAGCTATCTTTTCAACTTGTGAAATGTTAAGATCATCCTCATAGAATGGTAATATTTTCTTAATTATACGTGCATATTTACAATTTTTATAAGTTCCGAATGTTCTTCCATTCTTCTTATTAATAACCAAATAACCACATTCAATCTCTTTAACATAATACTGTGGAAAACGTTGATTCAATGGATATCCAGTAGTAGCATTTTTATACCAATTGTTCCTAGCAAGTTTGTCCCTATGCTCGATGGCATCACTTAGTCTGTCAAAGCTTCCATAGACGATAGTTTTATTATAGATACTTTTCTTAATAATGTAACGGTTATTTGTCTTGTAAATATTCCTGTATATCATTTCACACCCTTCTTATAATATCATCTAATGCTTTGAAAGTGTCCTTTTCCTTAATTTTATATGTTTTAACATTTTTTATTTTATCTAGTTGTCTTATCTTCCGGTTAACTTCCTCATTTTCATGGTCTAGGTTGTCAATGATTATGATTCTTATCTTGCCACGGTTTTCTAACTGTTTTATCATATTAGTCATATTTTTTTCAAGTATTGTCTTTGTGTATGTTTGTGTAATCTTCGTATCTTTTGTCTGGTATTGTATGTTGGGATCTAATGTTGTTGTTATGATATGATACTTTTTGCCAAATTTTTGGAATAATTCTATTATTGATTCAATATCATTTTTCTCATTGACTTTCAATGTTTTTCTATTGAAATATTTTTTCTTAATTTTATTCAACGTTAATACCTCCTTTAATCTTTTCTTAACTTATAATTCACTATTTTCAAGAAATATTTTTAATTATTTTCTTGATTGTATAATTATTTATTAAGAGTTACTTATAAAGGATTTTAAGCCCCATACTCCCTCCCCCACTCTCCCACACTCCCCCACACACTCACTCCCTCTCTGTGCCCAAAAACACGAGGTATAACGAAATAAAATCTAACCACCAAAAAAAAATAATACTTACCAACACCCCCCACAGTACTTACCAACACCCCCCTCCCCCCAATATTACTTACCAACCCCCGGTTTCCTTTAAATAACATAAAAAACTAATAAATAAAACAGAAAAAAACACAAAAAAAGAGGTGAAAAAAAGATGAGCATACTCGAAGAAATAATGCAAACAGACAGCTCAGTATTCAAAAACCAAGACATATTCAACATAAACTACCTACCCGAAATAATACACGGCAGAGACCAAGAACTAAAAAGCATACTAATAAACATCAAACCCATACTAACAAACAACAAAGTACTAAACACAATAATCATGGGAAACCCCAGCACAGGAAAAACAACAGTAATAAAACACGCACTACTAGAAATAGAAAACTACACAGACATAAAAACATGCTACATCAACTGCAACATCCAAAACACACTAAGAAAAATATACACCCAAATATTCAAACTACTATTCGAAATACAACCAAGAAGCAACGTAGCAACAGAAATAATACAAGAAAAAATAATGGAAAAACTAGAACAAGAACCACTAATACTAGTATTCGACGACCTAAACACACTATCAGAGCCAGACACAAACAAACTAATCAACGAACTATTCCGAGCAAACGAATACTACCACACAAACATAGCAATAATAATCATAGTAAACAACATACTATTCAAATACTCACTAGAAAAAAGCGCACAAAGCATACTACACTGCAACGAAATAATATTCACAGACTACACAGAAGAACAAATGTACTCCATACTAAAAACAAGATGCGACAAAGGATTCAAACCAGGAGTCATAAACGACCAACAAATAAAAAAAATAACAAAAACAGCAAAAGAACACTCAAGCCTAAGATGGGGACTAAAAGTACTAAACGCACTAGGACTAAAAATAGAAACAGAAAACAGAGACAAAATAACAGACAACGACATAATGAACTTCACACTATGAAAAAAGTAATAAAAAACAAATAAATAAAGAAAATTAATCAAGATATATCCTATTAATTGTATTAACTTTGTCAAAATCTGAATCAAATGAAACAATAGTATTAACAGAATTTTTCTGCATAGTATATAATAATGTACAATCAGAATAATTAATACTTTGATTGTAATAATTAAATAATTCTAAAAATTTAAAATAATCATCTTCTGATAAAAAAATCAATTTTATCCAATTTTAAAATTGAATTAATTATCATATCAGTAGCAATAGTATGATTAGTTCTTTTAATACTGTTAATTGTTTCAACTAAAACAGTATTATTGATGATTTTCTTTTCATTTTTTAAAAAAGTTTTTAATTCAGTAGCTTTAATATGATACTGGTCATTATCAATAATTAAACCTATCAGATAACTACTATCTAAAAATATCATTGCCAGCATCCTCATTTATAACTACTTTTTTTCAAATCAACGGCATTAGTTGGAATATCCGAATGAACGATTCCATCTAATTCATCTAAAACATCATCACCTTCAGGCTTATCATTTTCTAAAAATTTCTCTATTTGATCTAAACTCATAACTTTTTTATTAGGGAAATTATCTTCTTTTAAACCCTTTAAAATATATTTATTAGCAAGATCTAATTGACTAATACCTGTTTGAGCACTTTTTAATTTTAATTGTTGTTTAATATCTTCATTAATCCTTATTGTTGCGGCCATGAAAATCACTAAAATTGCATATATGTATCCTGGTATATAAAAATACCTTTTGTACTAAAAATAGAAAAAGAAAACAGAGACAAAATAACAGACAACGACATAATGAACTTCACATTATGAAAAAAAAGTAATAAAAATTAAAGTAGTTTACGTAACTTCAACAACTTTCTAGGAGATACCTTAATCATAGCCTTAAGCAATGATCTGGTAGAGAGCTTAGTGATGTTAGCACGAGCAATAGCACCCAAATACTCATTCATATCATCATCATCCAAATTATAAATAAAATCACGAACAGTAATAAGTTTCCTGAACTTTTTACCAATATGCTCATCAACATAATCAGCATATTCACGTAAATTATCCACGGAAACATCATTCTCTCTGATAGCACGGGCAGCAACACGTCCTGCTATCATACCACTTTCAAGTCCAGTGTCAATACCTCCACCAGTAATAGGACTCACACAACCTGCAGCATCACCCACAAGCATAAAATTATCCGCAATTAGAGTGTCAAAAACACCACACAATGGATTACCACCAACATTAACCTCAACAATCTGACCATCACAAGTTTCAGGATTATTTTTCACAAAATCATCAAGATACTCCAGTGCAGTTTTATCTCCTTTAACACCAGAAACATCAATACCTACATTAGCAGTATCATAACCCTTAGGGAATATCCAAGCATAACCACCAGGTGCAACACTACCAAAATAAAACTCGATAGTATCGCTCTTTTCCATCTTAAGATTAGTCATCTCATACTGAGCTCCAGACTCCATCTCTGCAAGAGGAACTTTAGTGTTAATTCCCATCCAACTAGACACACGACCTTCCGGACCATCAGCTCCAATAACAATCCGAGCCTTTATCTGGGAATACTCATTATTAAAACTTCTAATATCCACAAGTAAATAATCCCCTTCACGGGTTATCCCAGTAGCTTCCGTTTTAATCATAACCTCAGCACCACTACGAATAGCATCCATTGTAACATGCTTGTCAAACACTTTACGTTCCAATATTATTCCAGTGGCCGGAGTTTCCAAAGTCTCTGAGGTAAACCATGCACTAGTTCCATCAGGTGCAACAAGACGTGCACCATCAATATGTCTTGCAATCCATCGTTCATCAGCAGTAATGCCAACACTTTCAAGAACACCATCCATTATGCCCTCACCGCAACGTTTAGGCGTTCCAATCTCTGACTTCTTATCAATAATTAATGTTCTGGCACCATTACGGCTAGCCTCACGAGCAGCCATACTACCAGCAGGACCAGCACCAATAATTAATACATCAACTTCTTTAACATCACTCATAAAAATTCCCTGTAAAAATCTTTTTTTATATTAATTATAATATATGAACAGATAAGTTTATTATTTTTTACTATTAAACTAATGGATTATTGAAGATAACCTGTTACCAATCAGATATTCTCTTAAGATTTAATGTTTCAAAATACATTTTAAACAATTCATTTTTAACAATGTATTCTTCATCTTTTTTTTTCAAAGAAATTATGTGACGTGTTTAATTCTAGAAAATCATCTAAAACTTTCTCTTCTCTGGTATTTAATATATGTTCAAGTTCTGTTTTATTAAATTTAAAAGAGTTATAATTACTTATTTTAAAAAGTATTGATTTATATTCTTTGTTTTCATCGTATTCTTCATAATTAGAGATCACATAATTTTTTCCAACACTTTCACCAGCATCAATAATTCCTCTGGTTGCTATTTTTTCCGTGATTGTATTGCTGGTATTAATCTTGTTAAATAATGAAAAACCAATTTGTTGCATAAGTAAGGGTAATCCATTAGTATATTTTACCATAAGTTTCAACGCTTTTTTTTCAATGTTGATATTAACTCGTTTAAGCATTTCTTCATAGAAATCAGAAACTTCTTCATCCTTTAATGGTTCTAACTCTTCTCTTTGGAAAATTCTTGAAAAGGATGGATTTAATCTGTGTAATTTTCCAAATTTTTTAGAATAACCCGTTAAAATAAATGCAATGGGTATGTTAATATCATCATTTACTGCAATTGTGTCAACCATACTTTATACCAGTTTGGAAATATTTTATTTTCAGATAAACCATTTATATTATCAATGATTATTAGAAGTCCTGTTTTATTTTCAATATCGTTGAAAAGTTCTTGTATTGTGTGAATAAAATTAGTTTTAATATCTATAAGTAATGGAGAATGATTATTAATCTTTATTTCAGTACCCCACACACCAATTTTTGTCACATTATCTTTAATTAACTCTTTAAATCTTAAGGAAACAGATTCTTTTTTAGCTTTTTTTAATAACTCTGTAATAATATTTTTTAACAGTTCATCCGGTGTCAACACCGTTATTTTATATATGGATTGCTAAAATATTATGTTCTGATTCAAGTATGTCTGAGATATATTTTGTCAAAGAAGTTTTTCCAATACCTCTTTCACTCGTAATAAAAAAATGTTTTTGATTATTTCTGGATAAATGGGATAATTGTGGTATGATATGTTCTAATATATCGTTTCTTCCCTTAAAATATTCTGGATAAACAGGAACACCTACTTGGAATGGGGAATCAAATTCCTTATTCATAAAATACACCTTATGGATATACTTGTTGTATTTTTAAATATTAAATATTTATTTGGAATTCATCCCTAGTCATTTCATATATGTTTGTGATTTCAACATTATCTTACTAAAATGATATATTCTTTGTTTGATAAACTAAGAGTAGTATAGATAGTTATGAAGTTTAATGAAATTAAAATTAATGATATTATAATAGAGTACTATGTGGAGTATCGTAATGTAAAATATATACGTTATGAATTAAGGGATGGAGTTTTAAGGCTCGTACTTCCCAAACGTAGTAAAATTAATGTTGAAGAACAAATTCATAAAAAGGATAAATGGTTGTATAAGAAGATTAAGCAATACCGGAAAAACTTGGAGAAAAACAGGTTATTAACCTCGGATAAGAAGTTAGAAAACAGGTCATTAATTGAATTAAAGTATTTGGTTAATGGCTTTGTTGAGGAGTATGAAAAGAAATTAAATGTTAATGTTAACAGGATACAGTATAGGTCAATGGTACATAAGTGGGGTAGTTGTAGCAGTCTCAGAAACATTACATTATCAAAGGATCTTAGATTTTTGCCGGATGCTCTTGTGAGGTATATTGTTTATCATGAAATGTCACATATTATCGTGATGGCCCATAATGATAAGTTCTATGAACTAATAAAAAAGGAATTTGAAAATTATAAGAAATATGATGAAGAATTAGAACAATACCTTTATCTTATTAACAAGAATAACTGAACCTCCCATTAAATTGAAAATATTTGATTGCTCTTTGCTCGTGTGTTATAGTAAGGCAAAGGTTTGGGGTGGTATATGTATTATGTTCTCATCCTTTTCTATTTTATTTGATTTATTTGATATTATGATGCCATGTTTTGAATTATAATGTTCCATAGCATTTACTACCTGTCGTTTATCCTTTCGGCCATGTCCAACTTCTATTGGTATACTTCCATAAACGTCATGCCAAAGTATAAAGTCAACATTTGATTTTTTTCCACCATCATAATATAATGAAAAATTATAATTGTAATCAGATAATTCATGTAATTTTGATGCAACTAAGTTCTCAAGTAAGACTCCTTCAATTTTATTCTTATCTTTAGTTATGCTGCCAATATAACTTGATAATGCATATTTTATGCTGCTAGTTGCAAAATAGTATTTCCACGCTTTTCTGTTACGATTAGATGATGAACCATATGTTTCTAAATGGAATATTAAATGTGTTTTTTCAAGTAATTCTAGTGTGGTTTTAACATTTCCGCTCGCAGTATTTAATATGTTTGAGAGCTTATTTTGTGAAATATCTGCTGATTCATTTAAGGCTAGTTGACGTAAAATTCTATTTGCATTTGTTCTATTTTCTTCTGAAATATTCTTAATATGGGGCATGTCTGTTTCAACTACTTTTTTGGTCATTTTAACTATTTTGTCCCTAATTTTTATAGTATTTTTTTCTGTGAAGTAGATTGGATATCCTCCATACAATAGGTAATTATTCCATTCAAGGTGGTTAAACTCGTAATTACTCATTATTGTATCCTGATATTCTTTTTCTTTTTCCAGACATTCTTCAATATCTCCTTTTAATAACATGTTCATTAGTGGGGTGGTGTTATGTTTTATATTTAATTTATATTTTAGTTTGAGATGTTGTAGGAAATCTAATGGACGAATATCAGAGGTATGTGATCTTCTTGCTGCATTTGCATTGTATTCTAAATGGAGTGCTGATGAACCTGAGAAAATCATGAAAATATTTGATGAACGGTCATAGATGATTTTTCCGGATAATGCCCAATCTTTGTCATATTGTGATTCATCAATCAATAAAAATATTTTTTTCTCCAAAAGTCTTATGTTTGTATCAT
It encodes:
- a CDS encoding ATP-binding protein, with the translated sequence MEDRNQILSNYINENLIELPLKINEKTSHNNLKYKHRTEFNELKTYIDNFLDNIEDERFIVLPGIRGVGKTTLLFQTYNYLLREKNVPYNQILYLSCDDVNDLTNCSIREITEIYLKNHHDTNIRLLEKKIFLLIDESQYDKDWALSGKIIYDRSSNIFMIFSGSSALHLEYNANAARRSHTSDIRPLDFLQHLKLKYKLNIKHNTTPLMNMLLKGDIEECLEKEKEYQDTIMSNYEFNHLEWNNYLLYGGYPIYFTEKNTIKIRDKIVKMTKKVVETDMPHIKNISEENRTNANRILRQLALNESADISQNKLSNILNTASGNVKTTLELLEKTHLIFHLETYGSSSNRNRKAWKYYFATSSIKYALSSYIGSITKDKNKIEGVLLENLVASKLHELSDYNYNFSLYYDGGKKSNVDFILWHDVYGSIPIEVGHGRKDKRQVVNAMEHYNSKHGIIISNKSNKIEKDENIIHIPPQTFALL
- a CDS encoding M48 family metallopeptidase, encoding MKFNEIKINDIIIEYYVEYRNVKYIRYELRDGVLRLVLPKRSKINVEEQIHKKDKWLYKKIKQYRKNLEKNRLLTSDKKLENRSLIELKYLVNGFVEEYEKKLNVNVNRIQYRSMVHKWGSCSSLRNITLSKDLRFLPDALVRYIVYHEMSHIIVMAHNDKFYELIKKEFENYKKYDEELEQYLYLINKNN
- a CDS encoding Cdc6/Cdc18 family protein gives rise to the protein MSILEEIMQTDSSVFKNQDIFNINYLPEIIHGRDQELKSILINIKPILTNNKVLNTIIMGNPSTGKTTVIKHALLEIENYTDIKTCYINCNIQNTLRKIYTQIFKLLFEIQPRSNVATEIIQEKIMEKLEQEPLILVFDDLNTLSEPDTNKLINELFRANEYYHTNIAIIIIVNNILFKYSLEKSAQSILHCNEIIFTDYTEEQMYSILKTRCDKGFKPGVINDQQIKKITKTAKEHSSLRWGLKVLNALGLKIETENRDKITDNDIMNFTL
- a CDS encoding NAD(P)/FAD-dependent oxidoreductase; protein product: MSDVKEVDVLIIGAGPAGSMAAREASRNGARTLIIDKKSEIGTPKRCGEGIMDGVLESVGITADERWIARHIDGARLVAPDGTSAWFTSETLETPATGIILERKVFDKHVTMDAIRSGAEVMIKTEATGITREGDYLLVDIRSFNNEYSQIKARIVIGADGPEGRVSSWMGINTKVPLAEMESGAQYEMTNLKMEKSDTIEFYFGSVAPGGYAWIFPKGYDTANVGIDVSGVKGDKTALEYLDDFVKNNPETCDGQIVEVNVGGNPLCGVFDTLIADNFMLVGDAAGCVSPITGGGIDTGLESGMIAGRVAARAIRENDVSVDNLREYADYVDEHIGKKFRKLITVRDFIYNLDDDDMNEYLGAIARANITKLSTRSLLKAMIKVSPRKLLKLRKLL